Proteins from one Prevotella sp. E2-28 genomic window:
- a CDS encoding TolC family protein, protein MKKVFAIGFGLLAFGCLPAAAQQLLSLDSCRAMALRNNKQMGVQQLKQDIAANLRKSARTKYLPHVSAIGTYQFTSEEISILNNEQKSNLSNLGTNALPALSGLGNGLQGFMGQMGTMLGQLGVPADAIQQMGAQMQQSMQQSTTNMAGLLDSEGQKIVDAFRTDTRHIFAGSVLVTQPVFMGGGIVALNKLADLNEDFAANSADIRRQSVIYSTDQAYWQVVSLKHKKRLAESYLELIKKFDSDVQHMIEEGVATRSEGLSVSVKVSEAEMTLQRVNDGLVLSKMLLCQMIGVPMNEQITLADEDVDELAVVTLQPKLDVEKAVENRPELKMLDNAVDMTKQTTNILKAANLPQVALMGGYAVSNPNVLNGFEKKFGGFWNVGVLVRVPLWNWGDVAYKVRASKGATAIANLEREEAREKIELQVNQNTFKVDEANKRLVLAKTSIERANENLRTANLGFKEGVIAPTVVLEAQTAWMQAQSQLIDAQIAVKLSQVDLQKSLGTLY, encoded by the coding sequence ATGAAGAAAGTTTTTGCTATTGGCTTTGGACTTCTTGCATTTGGCTGTTTGCCTGCTGCTGCTCAGCAACTGCTGAGTTTGGACAGCTGTAGGGCTATGGCGCTCCGCAATAATAAGCAGATGGGCGTACAGCAGCTGAAGCAGGACATTGCCGCAAATCTTAGGAAATCAGCTCGCACAAAGTATCTGCCGCATGTTAGTGCGATAGGTACGTACCAGTTTACGAGCGAGGAGATTTCCATCTTGAATAACGAGCAGAAAAGCAATCTGTCGAATCTGGGTACGAATGCCCTTCCTGCATTGTCGGGCTTGGGTAACGGACTACAGGGCTTTATGGGACAGATGGGCACTATGCTGGGACAGCTGGGCGTGCCTGCCGACGCCATCCAGCAGATGGGTGCACAGATGCAGCAATCTATGCAGCAGAGCACTACGAATATGGCAGGCCTGCTGGATTCTGAGGGCCAGAAGATTGTGGATGCTTTCCGTACGGATACCCGTCATATCTTTGCAGGCTCAGTATTGGTAACGCAACCCGTGTTTATGGGTGGCGGCATCGTAGCCCTGAATAAACTGGCCGACCTCAACGAGGATTTTGCTGCTAATTCGGCTGATATACGTAGGCAGAGTGTTATTTACTCAACTGACCAGGCTTACTGGCAGGTGGTGTCACTGAAGCACAAGAAACGTCTGGCTGAGAGTTATCTGGAACTGATTAAGAAGTTCGATAGCGACGTGCAGCACATGATAGAAGAGGGTGTGGCAACTCGTAGTGAAGGCTTGAGCGTTAGCGTGAAAGTGAGTGAGGCAGAAATGACCCTGCAGCGTGTGAACGACGGATTGGTACTGTCGAAGATGCTGCTCTGCCAGATGATTGGCGTGCCCATGAACGAGCAGATTACGCTTGCCGATGAGGATGTTGATGAGTTGGCTGTAGTCACCCTGCAACCCAAGCTTGATGTAGAGAAAGCCGTAGAGAACCGTCCAGAACTGAAAATGCTGGATAACGCTGTAGATATGACGAAGCAGACCACCAATATCCTGAAGGCTGCGAACTTACCGCAGGTAGCCTTGATGGGCGGTTATGCTGTGAGCAATCCTAATGTGCTAAACGGTTTCGAGAAGAAGTTTGGTGGTTTCTGGAATGTGGGCGTACTGGTACGCGTGCCTCTGTGGAACTGGGGTGATGTGGCATATAAGGTACGTGCATCGAAGGGTGCTACTGCTATTGCTAATCTGGAACGTGAGGAAGCTCGTGAGAAGATAGAGCTGCAGGTGAACCAGAATACCTTTAAGGTAGATGAAGCGAATAAGCGTCTGGTGCTGGCTAAGACTAGTATAGAGCGTGCAAACGAGAATCTTCGTACGGCAAACCTTGGATTTAAGGAGGGCGTTATTGCTCCTACCGTTGTGCTGGAGGCTCAGACAGCTTGGATGCAGGCACAGTCGCAACTGATTGATGCACAGATAGCTGTTAAGCTCTCTCAGGTAGATTTGCAGAAGTCTTTGGGAACGCTATATTAA